In one window of Azoarcus olearius DNA:
- a CDS encoding ABC transporter permease subunit produces the protein MLSPRLVLGVFLALLAVAPLVLPPFYVTLLNYIGLYAMVALGLVLLTGVGGLTSFGQAAFVGLGAYTTALLCTATDLPAWLAWAGGSPWLALVVGLAFTAVVAVVLGSLTLKLSGHYLPLGTIAWGISLYFLFGTMESLGGHTGLTGIPPISIFGWVLDQGEEIYYLIWVFLLAAVFTTQNLLDSREGRAIRALKGGMVMAEAMGVDTSRSRMIIFVIAALHACASGWLYAHMQRFVNPTPFGLHIGIEYLFMAVVGGAGHVWGALVGAGVITVLKQWLQDLLPRLFGQSGNFEVIVFGLMMVIVLQRARDGLWPILTKLVPVKARRKTLDAAAKELPRRELPGKGELILEAKNVTRKFGGLIANNNMSLEVKAGEILALIGPNGAGKSTMFNQISGVDTPTSGEVLFRGKPVAGHDSREIARMGMSRSFQHVKLLPTMSVLENVAIGGHLRGDKGVLSAAWRMDREEEARLLAEAARQIERVGLAEHMFDEAGSLALGQQRILEIARALCSDPCLLLLDEPAAGLRFKEKEALGELLKKLKAEGMAILLVEHDMDFVMGLVDRVVVMEFGEKIAEGLPEDVQKDPKVLEAYLGGVE, from the coding sequence ATGCTTTCGCCCCGCCTCGTGCTCGGCGTCTTTCTCGCGCTGCTGGCCGTGGCCCCGCTGGTGCTGCCGCCGTTCTACGTGACGCTCTTGAACTACATCGGTCTGTACGCCATGGTCGCGCTCGGCCTGGTGCTCTTGACCGGCGTCGGCGGCCTCACCAGCTTCGGCCAGGCCGCCTTCGTGGGGCTGGGCGCCTACACCACGGCGCTGCTGTGCACCGCCACCGATCTGCCCGCCTGGCTCGCCTGGGCGGGCGGCTCACCCTGGCTCGCGCTGGTCGTCGGCCTCGCCTTCACCGCCGTGGTGGCGGTGGTGCTCGGTTCGCTCACCCTCAAGCTCTCCGGCCACTACCTGCCGCTGGGCACCATCGCCTGGGGGATTTCGCTGTACTTCCTCTTCGGCACCATGGAAAGCCTGGGCGGCCACACCGGCCTCACCGGCATTCCGCCGATCTCGATCTTCGGATGGGTGCTCGACCAGGGCGAAGAGATCTACTACCTCATCTGGGTCTTCCTGCTCGCCGCGGTCTTCACCACCCAGAACCTGCTCGATTCCCGCGAAGGCCGCGCGATCCGCGCCTTGAAGGGCGGCATGGTGATGGCCGAAGCGATGGGCGTCGATACCTCGCGCTCGCGCATGATCATCTTCGTGATCGCCGCGCTGCACGCCTGCGCCTCGGGCTGGCTCTACGCCCACATGCAGCGCTTCGTCAATCCGACCCCGTTCGGGCTGCACATCGGCATCGAGTACCTCTTCATGGCGGTGGTCGGCGGCGCCGGTCACGTCTGGGGCGCGCTGGTCGGCGCCGGCGTCATCACCGTGTTGAAGCAGTGGCTGCAGGACCTCCTGCCGCGCCTCTTCGGCCAGTCGGGCAACTTCGAAGTCATCGTCTTCGGCCTGATGATGGTGATCGTGCTGCAACGCGCCCGCGACGGCCTGTGGCCCATCCTCACCAAGCTGGTGCCGGTCAAGGCCAGGCGCAAGACGCTGGACGCCGCCGCCAAGGAACTGCCGCGCCGCGAACTCCCGGGCAAAGGCGAGCTGATCCTCGAAGCGAAGAACGTCACCCGCAAGTTCGGCGGGCTCATCGCCAACAACAACATGAGCCTGGAAGTGAAGGCGGGCGAGATCCTCGCGCTGATCGGCCCCAACGGCGCGGGCAAGAGCACCATGTTCAACCAGATCTCGGGCGTCGACACCCCGACCTCGGGCGAGGTCCTCTTCCGCGGCAAGCCGGTGGCCGGTCACGACTCGCGCGAGATCGCACGGATGGGCATGAGCCGCAGCTTCCAGCACGTGAAGCTGCTCCCGACCATGAGTGTGCTCGAGAACGTCGCCATCGGCGGCCACCTGCGCGGCGACAAGGGCGTGCTCAGCGCCGCCTGGCGCATGGACCGCGAAGAAGAAGCGCGCCTGCTCGCAGAAGCCGCCCGCCAGATCGAACGCGTGGGCTTGGCCGAACACATGTTCGACGAAGCCGGCAGCCTCGCGCTCGGCCAGCAGCGCATCCTCGAGATCGCAAGAGCGCTCTGCTCCGACCCCTGCCTGCTGCTGCTCGATGAGCCCGCCGCGGGGCTGCGCTTCAAGGAGAAGGAAGCGCTCGGCGAGCTGCTGAAGAAACTCAAAGCCGAAGGCATGGCGATCCTCTTGGTCGAACACGACATGGACTTCGTGATGGGGCTGGTCGATCGGGTGGTGGTGATGGAGTTCGGCGAGAAGATCGCCGAGGGCCTGCCCGAAGACGTGCAGAAGGATCCGAAGGTGCTCGAAGCCTACCTGGGCGGGGTGGAGTGA
- a CDS encoding branched-chain amino acid ABC transporter permease, translating to MDFQIALLLGQDGITNGAIYALLALALVLVFAVTRVIFIPQGEFVAYGALTLAMLQAGAVPATVWLLAGLGAVAAVLDGRGALQSGNAKKLPGIVGWNLAYPLALAGVLMALPVKELPLAVQVLLALAVVVPMGPYLYRVVYQPIAAAPVLILLIVSVAVHVGMVGLGLLFFGAEGQRTPAFSDARFEVGPLLVSGQTIWVIVASIALIAALYQFFERTLYGKALRATAINRVGAQLMGISPALAGKLTFVLAAFIGALSGVLIAPITTIYYDTGFLIGLKGFVAAIIGGLGSYPIAAIGAVLVGLLEAFSSFWASAYKEVIVFTLIIPVLLWRSLTSHHLEEEE from the coding sequence ATGGATTTTCAGATAGCGCTGTTGCTTGGCCAGGACGGCATCACCAACGGAGCGATCTACGCGCTGCTGGCACTGGCGCTGGTGCTGGTGTTTGCGGTGACGCGGGTGATCTTCATCCCGCAAGGGGAGTTCGTTGCCTACGGGGCGTTGACGCTGGCGATGCTGCAGGCGGGCGCGGTGCCGGCGACGGTGTGGCTGCTGGCCGGGCTGGGTGCGGTGGCGGCGGTGCTGGACGGGCGCGGCGCGCTGCAGTCGGGTAACGCGAAGAAGCTGCCCGGCATCGTCGGCTGGAACCTTGCCTATCCGCTGGCGCTCGCGGGCGTGCTGATGGCGCTGCCGGTCAAGGAGCTGCCGCTGGCGGTGCAGGTGCTGCTCGCGCTCGCGGTGGTGGTGCCGATGGGCCCCTACCTGTACCGCGTGGTGTATCAGCCGATCGCCGCCGCGCCGGTGCTGATCCTGCTGATCGTCTCGGTCGCGGTGCACGTCGGCATGGTCGGCCTCGGCCTGCTCTTCTTCGGCGCCGAAGGCCAGCGCACCCCGGCGTTCTCGGATGCGCGCTTCGAAGTCGGCCCGCTGCTGGTGTCCGGCCAGACGATCTGGGTGATCGTCGCCTCGATCGCGCTGATCGCCGCGCTGTACCAGTTCTTCGAGCGCACGCTGTACGGCAAGGCGCTGCGCGCGACCGCGATCAACCGCGTCGGCGCCCAGCTGATGGGCATCTCGCCCGCGCTCGCCGGCAAGCTCACCTTCGTGCTCGCCGCCTTCATCGGCGCGCTGTCGGGCGTGCTGATCGCCCCGATCACCACCATCTACTACGACACCGGCTTCCTGATCGGCCTGAAGGGGTTCGTCGCCGCCATCATCGGCGGGCTCGGCAGCTACCCGATCGCCGCCATCGGCGCCGTGCTGGTGGGGCTGCTCGAAGCCTTCTCCTCGTTCTGGGCCAGCGCCTACAAGGAAGTGATCGTCTTCACGCTGATCATCCCGGTGCTGCTGTGGCGCTCGCTCACCAGCCATCACCTGGAGGAAGAAGAATGA
- a CDS encoding TetR/AcrR family transcriptional regulator, translated as MNQALSRTPAPDDNRDVESRILELARSEPELGQAAVAERLRLDGLQISASGVRYIWQKHGLETAVKRLQALADEAGDGVEVLTENQRRLLERGELSARLARGETANDSGGEPGGDSGGEPVERRQVILTAAAELFSEQGYDRSSIRDIARKVGLLPGSVYHYFPSKDELYLAVHREGFQRVLGRVKAAAEEGSDPWDRLRRACEVHVSGIVEGSPIDRITGHSLSFTGNQELLAKIQPYREAYEEVFRDLIKALPVAPGTDRTLLRLFLLGGMNWIYLWYREGRRSPRDIADAMVEMVRRGVTG; from the coding sequence ATGAACCAGGCGCTCTCCCGCACCCCTGCCCCCGACGACAATCGCGATGTCGAAAGCCGCATCCTCGAACTCGCCCGCAGCGAACCGGAACTCGGCCAGGCCGCGGTGGCCGAGCGCCTGCGCCTCGACGGGCTGCAGATTTCCGCCTCGGGCGTGCGCTACATCTGGCAGAAGCACGGCCTGGAAACCGCGGTGAAACGCCTGCAGGCGCTGGCCGACGAAGCCGGTGACGGCGTCGAGGTGCTGACCGAGAACCAGCGCCGCCTGCTCGAGCGCGGCGAACTCAGCGCGCGGCTGGCGCGCGGTGAAACCGCCAACGACAGCGGCGGCGAGCCTGGCGGCGACAGCGGCGGCGAGCCGGTGGAGCGACGCCAGGTGATCCTGACCGCCGCCGCCGAACTGTTCTCCGAGCAGGGCTACGACCGCAGTTCCATCCGCGACATCGCGCGCAAGGTGGGCCTGCTGCCCGGCTCGGTCTATCACTACTTTCCGTCCAAGGACGAGCTGTACCTGGCGGTGCATCGCGAAGGCTTCCAGCGCGTGCTGGGGCGTGTGAAGGCGGCGGCGGAAGAAGGCAGCGATCCGTGGGACCGCCTGCGGCGGGCGTGCGAGGTACACGTCAGCGGCATCGTCGAAGGCTCGCCGATCGACCGCATCACCGGCCACAGCCTCTCCTTCACCGGCAACCAGGAACTGCTGGCCAAGATCCAGCCCTACCGCGAAGCCTACGAGGAAGTGTTCCGTGACCTCATCAAGGCGCTGCCGGTTGCCCCCGGCACCGACCGCACACTGCTGCGCCTGTTCCTGCTCGGCGGCATGAACTGGATCTACCTGTGGTATCGCGAAGGACGCCGCAGCCCGCGCGACATTGCCGACGCGATGGTGGAGATGGTGCGCCGCGGCGTGACGGGCTGA
- a CDS encoding TetR/AcrR family transcriptional regulator has protein sequence MDAPPLTPRRRGRPPKQREDLIGTRELLLRAGLEVLTEKGFSATGIEEILGRVNVPKGSFYHYFDSKESFGLELIQRYGEFFARKLDRHLLNDALSPLDRLRAFVADAKDGMARHAYRRGCLIGNLGQEMGALPESFRASLKETFEDWQTRFSTCLMAAQQAGELSPCANPPQLAAFFWIGWEGAVLRAKLEQSAAPLDVFADFFFAGLPPA, from the coding sequence ATGGATGCGCCGCCCCTTACCCCCCGTCGCCGCGGCAGGCCCCCGAAGCAGCGGGAAGACCTGATCGGAACACGTGAATTGCTGTTGCGTGCGGGCCTGGAAGTGCTCACCGAAAAGGGGTTCTCAGCCACCGGCATCGAGGAAATCCTGGGTCGGGTAAACGTGCCCAAGGGCTCGTTCTACCATTACTTCGACAGCAAGGAATCCTTCGGCCTGGAACTCATCCAGCGCTATGGCGAGTTTTTCGCGAGGAAGCTGGACCGCCACCTGCTGAACGACGCGCTTTCGCCGCTCGATCGCCTGCGCGCCTTCGTCGCCGATGCGAAAGACGGCATGGCGCGGCACGCCTACCGCCGCGGCTGCCTGATCGGAAACCTCGGGCAGGAAATGGGCGCGCTGCCCGAAAGCTTCCGCGCCAGCCTGAAAGAGACCTTCGAAGACTGGCAGACGCGTTTTTCCACCTGTCTGATGGCAGCCCAGCAGGCCGGAGAACTGTCCCCCTGCGCGAATCCGCCACAACTCGCCGCCTTCTTCTGGATCGGCTGGGAGGGTGCGGTGCTGCGCGCCAAGCTCGAGCAATCCGCCGCGCCGCTCGACGTTTTTGCCGATTTCTTCTTTGCGGGTTTGCCGCCCGCCTGA
- a CDS encoding peroxidase-related enzyme (This protein belongs to a clade of uncharacterized proteins related to peroxidases such as the alkylhydroperoxidase AhpD.) produces MEQTRQAPVSRFPVPRLEDMPADIRERIMAVQEKSGFIPNVFLTLAHRPDEFRAFFAYHNALMEKPGNLTKAEREMIVVATSGANQCQYCVIAHGAILRIRAKNPLIADQIATNYRKADITDRQKAMLDFAMRVSQSAHLVGEADFDTLKTHGFTEEDIWDIAGISAFFGMSNRLANVTSMRPNAEFYALGR; encoded by the coding sequence ATGGAGCAGACCCGCCAAGCCCCCGTCAGCCGCTTTCCGGTTCCCCGGCTGGAGGACATGCCTGCCGACATTCGCGAGCGCATCATGGCGGTGCAGGAAAAGTCAGGCTTCATTCCCAACGTCTTCCTGACCCTCGCCCATCGGCCGGACGAATTTCGCGCGTTCTTTGCCTATCACAACGCCTTGATGGAAAAGCCGGGCAATCTGACCAAGGCCGAGCGGGAAATGATCGTGGTGGCAACGAGCGGCGCCAATCAATGCCAATACTGCGTGATCGCGCACGGCGCCATCCTGCGCATCCGCGCCAAGAATCCGCTCATCGCCGATCAGATCGCCACGAATTACCGCAAGGCAGATATCACCGACCGCCAGAAAGCCATGCTGGATTTCGCGATGCGCGTCTCGCAATCCGCGCATCTGGTCGGCGAGGCCGATTTCGACACGCTGAAAACCCACGGCTTCACCGAAGAGGACATCTGGGACATCGCCGGCATCTCCGCGTTTTTCGGCATGTCCAATCGTCTGGCCAACGTGACCAGCATGCGACCCAATGCGGAGTTCTACGCGCTGGGCCGCTAG
- a CDS encoding B12-binding domain-containing radical SAM protein, whose protein sequence is MQSTILQPSPLHVLSIVPPMTQLNTPYPSTAYLTGFLRSRGIHAEQEDLALALVLRLFSRDGLAAVRAAVEAMPAKQRTPMAAGFLEHFERYHYTIAPVIAFLQGRDSTVAHRICSRTFLPEGPRFDALDVYYDPEGGDPLAWAFGSLGLQDRARHLATLYLNDLADVLREAVDARFEFVRYAESLARSQPSFEPLARALAAPPTLVDTLLIELAVAAIERHRPQLVLLSVPFPGSVYGAFRIAQAIKARDPSIAVALGGGFVNTELRELKDARVFDYFDYVTLDDGERPVLALIDHLQGGRSTSRLVRTFVRDADSGEVRYVNFPEPDVPFDEVGTPTWDGLPLDRYLSILDMLNPMHRLWSDGRWNKLTVAHGCYWKKCSFCDISLDYISRYEGAAASVLVDRIEAIIAETGQTGFHFVDEAAPPKALRALAEELLRRGVAISWWGNIRFEKSFTPELCQLLADSGCIAISGGLEVASDRLLKLMKKGVSVDQVARVTHAFAEADVLVHAYLMYGFPTQTVHDTVDALEYVRQLFEAGCIQSGFFHRFACTVHSPVGKNPDEYGVRLLPLPPVSFAKNDVEFVDPTGVDHDALGAALNKALYNYMHGIGLDTDVRNWFADKVPRPRVARQFIARALAQQ, encoded by the coding sequence ATGCAGAGCACCATCTTGCAGCCCAGCCCTTTGCACGTGCTGTCCATCGTCCCGCCGATGACGCAGCTCAATACGCCTTACCCGTCCACCGCCTATCTCACCGGCTTCCTGCGTTCGCGCGGCATCCACGCGGAGCAGGAGGATCTTGCGCTGGCGCTGGTGCTGCGGCTGTTCTCGCGTGACGGCCTCGCCGCGGTGCGTGCCGCGGTGGAGGCGATGCCGGCGAAGCAGCGCACGCCGATGGCCGCCGGCTTTCTGGAACACTTCGAGCGTTACCACTACACCATCGCGCCGGTCATCGCCTTCCTGCAGGGGCGGGATTCCACCGTGGCGCACCGCATCTGCTCGCGCACCTTCCTGCCGGAAGGGCCGCGCTTCGATGCGCTCGATGTCTATTACGACCCGGAAGGTGGGGACCCGCTGGCCTGGGCGTTTGGCTCGCTGGGCCTGCAGGACCGCGCCCGCCACCTCGCCACGCTCTATCTCAACGACCTCGCCGACGTGCTGCGCGAGGCGGTGGATGCGCGCTTCGAATTCGTCCGCTACGCCGAATCGCTGGCGCGCAGCCAGCCCAGCTTCGAACCGCTGGCGCGCGCGCTCGCGGCGCCGCCGACGCTGGTCGACACGCTGCTGATCGAGCTGGCTGTGGCGGCCATCGAGCGCCACCGCCCGCAGCTGGTGCTGCTGTCGGTGCCGTTTCCCGGCTCGGTGTATGGGGCCTTCCGCATCGCCCAGGCGATCAAGGCCCGCGATCCCTCCATCGCGGTGGCGCTGGGCGGCGGCTTCGTGAATACCGAACTGCGCGAGCTGAAGGACGCGCGGGTGTTCGACTACTTCGACTATGTGACGCTGGACGATGGCGAACGTCCGGTGCTGGCGCTGATCGACCATCTGCAGGGCGGGCGTTCAACGTCGCGCCTGGTGCGCACCTTCGTGCGCGACGCCGACAGCGGCGAGGTCCGCTACGTGAATTTCCCCGAGCCGGACGTCCCCTTCGACGAGGTCGGCACGCCCACCTGGGACGGCCTGCCGCTGGACCGCTATCTGTCCATCCTCGACATGCTCAACCCGATGCACCGGCTGTGGTCGGACGGGCGCTGGAACAAGCTCACCGTAGCGCACGGTTGCTACTGGAAGAAGTGCAGCTTTTGCGACATCAGCCTCGACTATATCTCGCGTTATGAGGGCGCCGCCGCCAGCGTGCTGGTGGACCGCATCGAGGCCATCATCGCCGAGACCGGCCAGACCGGCTTCCACTTCGTCGATGAGGCGGCGCCGCCCAAGGCGCTGCGCGCGCTGGCCGAGGAACTGCTGCGCCGCGGCGTGGCGATTTCGTGGTGGGGCAACATCCGCTTCGAGAAGTCCTTCACCCCGGAGTTGTGCCAGCTGTTGGCCGACAGCGGCTGCATCGCGATTTCCGGCGGGCTGGAGGTGGCCTCCGACCGCTTGCTGAAGCTGATGAAGAAGGGCGTGTCGGTGGATCAGGTAGCGCGCGTCACCCACGCCTTCGCCGAAGCCGACGTGCTGGTCCATGCCTACCTGATGTACGGCTTTCCGACCCAGACGGTGCACGACACGGTGGACGCGCTGGAATACGTGCGCCAGCTGTTCGAGGCCGGCTGCATCCAGTCCGGCTTCTTCCACCGCTTCGCCTGCACGGTGCATTCCCCGGTGGGCAAGAACCCGGACGAATACGGCGTGCGCCTGCTGCCGCTGCCGCCGGTGAGTTTCGCCAAGAACGATGTCGAATTCGTCGACCCGACCGGCGTGGATCACGACGCGCTCGGTGCTGCGCTCAACAAGGCGCTGTACAACTACATGCACGGCATCGGGCTGGATACCGATGTGCGCAACTGGTTTGCCGACAAGGTGCCGCGGCCGCGGGTGGCGCGGCAGTTCATCGCGCGCGCGCTCGCCCAGCAGTAA